The following coding sequences are from one Arachis hypogaea cultivar Tifrunner chromosome 7, arahy.Tifrunner.gnm2.J5K5, whole genome shotgun sequence window:
- the LOC112703289 gene encoding UDP-D-xylose:L-fucose alpha-1,3-D-xylosyltransferase MGP4 isoform X1 — translation MSMFLHQRSLHNAFSNPFAAPPPSSANSKRPISILNPATLLVLLCLVMVVGVFSPWVTIPHGIFSVSKPAVSKWNSYTLDQALSFVAKNGTVIVCIVSQPYLPFLNNWLISIRRQNRQDMVLVIAEDYASLYKINERWPGHAVLIPPVLDAESAHKFGSKGFFNFTARRPSHLLKILELGYSVMYNDVDMVWLGDPLLQLEGNHDVYFTDDMIPIKSLNHSHALPPPGKKGRPYICSCMIFLRPTGGAKLVLRKWIQELQNQPWSRTQKSNDQPAFNWALMKTAKEVDLYLLPQAAFPTGGLYFKNKTWVKETKGKHVIIHNNYIVGFEKKIKRFRDYGLWLVDDHADESPLGRI, via the exons ATGTCAATGTTTCTACATCAAAGAAGCTTGCACAATGCCTTTTCGAACCCATTTGCCGCTCCACCACCTTCCTCCGCCAATTCCAAGAGACCCATCTCCATCCTCAACCCAGCGACACTCTTGGTCCTCCTTTGCCTCGTCATGGTGGTGGGTGTCTTCAGCCCCTGGGTCACTATCCCCCATGGAATCTTCTCAGTTTCCAAGCCTGCTGTTTCAAAGTGGAACTCATACACATTGGACCAAGCTCTCTCCTTTGTGGCAAAAAATGGAACTGTCATAGTTTGCATTGTGAGTCAGCCTTACTTGCCGTTTCTCAACAACTGGTTGATCAGTATCAGAAGGCAGAACCGCCAGGATATGGTTCTTGTCATTGCTGAGGACTATGCTTCACTCTATAAGATTAATGAGCGTTGGCCTGGCCATGCTGTTCTTATTCCACCTGTGCTTGATGCTGAATCTGCTCATAAGTTTGGATCTAAG GGTTTCTTCAACTTCACGGCCAGAAGGCCTAGCCATCTTCTGAAGATTTTGGAGCTCGGATATAGTGTAATGTACAATGATGTTGACATGGTCTGGTTGGGGGATCCATTGCTTCAGTTAGAAGGGAATCATGATGTGTACTTTACAGATGATATGATTCCG ATCAAGTCATTAAACCATTCTCATGCTTTACCGCCACCAGGAAAAAAGGGCCGCCCTTACATATGCAGTTGCATGATTTTCCTTCGCCCTACAGGCGGAGCAAAGCTAGTCTTGAGAAAGTGGATCCAGGAACTTCAGAATCAACCATGGTCTAGAACCCAGAAATCAAATGATCAACCTGCTTTTAACTGGGCTTTGATGAAGACAGCTAAAGAG GTGGATTTATACTTGTTGCCGCAGGCAGCTTTTCCTACAGGTGGGCTATATTTCAAGAACAAGACATGGGTTAAGGAAACTAAAGGAAAGCATGTGATCATTCACAATAACTATATAGTAGGTTTTGAGAAGAAGATAAAGCGATTTCGCGACTATGGCCTCTGGTTGGTGGATGATCATGCTGATGAATCCCCGCTTGGTAGAATATGA
- the LOC112703289 gene encoding UDP-D-xylose:L-fucose alpha-1,3-D-xylosyltransferase MGP4 isoform X2 — MSMFLHQRSLHNAFSNPFAAPPPSSANSKRPISILNPATLLVLLCLVMVVGVFSPWVTIPHGIFSVSKPAVSKWNSYTLDQALSFVAKNGTVIVCIVSQPYLPFLNNWLISIRRQNRQDMVLVIAEDYASLYKINERWPGHAVLIPPVLDAESAHKFGSKGFFNFTARRPSHLLKILELGYSVMYNDVDMVWLGDPLLQLEGNHDVYFTDDMIPIKSLNHSHALPPPGKKGRPYICSCMIFLRPTGGAKLVLRKWIQELQNQPWSRTQKSNDQPAFNWALMKTAKEAAFPTGGLYFKNKTWVKETKGKHVIIHNNYIVGFEKKIKRFRDYGLWLVDDHADESPLGRI, encoded by the exons ATGTCAATGTTTCTACATCAAAGAAGCTTGCACAATGCCTTTTCGAACCCATTTGCCGCTCCACCACCTTCCTCCGCCAATTCCAAGAGACCCATCTCCATCCTCAACCCAGCGACACTCTTGGTCCTCCTTTGCCTCGTCATGGTGGTGGGTGTCTTCAGCCCCTGGGTCACTATCCCCCATGGAATCTTCTCAGTTTCCAAGCCTGCTGTTTCAAAGTGGAACTCATACACATTGGACCAAGCTCTCTCCTTTGTGGCAAAAAATGGAACTGTCATAGTTTGCATTGTGAGTCAGCCTTACTTGCCGTTTCTCAACAACTGGTTGATCAGTATCAGAAGGCAGAACCGCCAGGATATGGTTCTTGTCATTGCTGAGGACTATGCTTCACTCTATAAGATTAATGAGCGTTGGCCTGGCCATGCTGTTCTTATTCCACCTGTGCTTGATGCTGAATCTGCTCATAAGTTTGGATCTAAG GGTTTCTTCAACTTCACGGCCAGAAGGCCTAGCCATCTTCTGAAGATTTTGGAGCTCGGATATAGTGTAATGTACAATGATGTTGACATGGTCTGGTTGGGGGATCCATTGCTTCAGTTAGAAGGGAATCATGATGTGTACTTTACAGATGATATGATTCCG ATCAAGTCATTAAACCATTCTCATGCTTTACCGCCACCAGGAAAAAAGGGCCGCCCTTACATATGCAGTTGCATGATTTTCCTTCGCCCTACAGGCGGAGCAAAGCTAGTCTTGAGAAAGTGGATCCAGGAACTTCAGAATCAACCATGGTCTAGAACCCAGAAATCAAATGATCAACCTGCTTTTAACTGGGCTTTGATGAAGACAGCTAAAGAG GCAGCTTTTCCTACAGGTGGGCTATATTTCAAGAACAAGACATGGGTTAAGGAAACTAAAGGAAAGCATGTGATCATTCACAATAACTATATAGTAGGTTTTGAGAAGAAGATAAAGCGATTTCGCGACTATGGCCTCTGGTTGGTGGATGATCATGCTGATGAATCCCCGCTTGGTAGAATATGA